The following proteins are co-located in the Solanum pennellii chromosome 1, SPENNV200 genome:
- the LOC107021343 gene encoding uncharacterized protein LOC107021343: MASLAILVTHSGKWDDTNRYIDYTIEGIVFKEQSMFLEFYTTIATQICVDMNNKILKIEYKVEESNKRMVIHNDMGVRVYVMLKKVNIDFNKFSICITILDSCDRQICQCQGLSYGEMGVLATVAENNSHGMIVAESEETNVAFVSLDVTGVISDESNKHVEVDQVYRDRSILKAVMERYAIEERFQYRTARSNSIRKKALKSLRGTPAGSYAKLPAYLSMMDITYPGSRIRMKKSINNEFLYLFVQLNTFIQGFMHCRALVVGDGSHLRGPYNRTFVAASTTYGARHIFPLAYGIVDSKNDAAWTWFFEQLKEAYGERSNMCIVSDINESIIKAVTNV, translated from the exons ATGGCCTCATTGGCTATTTTGGTTACGCATTCTGGAAAATGGGACGATACAAATAGGTACATTGATTATACTATAGAGGGAATAGTTTTTAAGGAACAATCAATGTTTCTTGAGTTTTATACTACTATTGCCACACAGATTTGTGTTGATATGAATAATAAGATTTTGAAGATTGAGTACAAGGTTGAAGAAAGCAATAAACGAATGGTTATACACAATGACATGGGTGTCAGGGTGTACGTAATGCTTAAAAAGGTCAACATTGATTTTAACAAGTTTTCGATTTGTATAACTATTTTGGATTCATGTGATAGACAGATTTGTCAGTGTCAAGGTCTATCATATGGAGAGATGGGGGTGTTGGCAACTGTTGCAGAAAATAATTCTCATGGTATGATTGTTGCTGAATCGGAGGAAACAAATGTTGCATTTGTATCGCTTGATGTAACTGGGGTGATTTCAGATGAATCTAACAAGCATGTTGAGGTTGATCAAGTATACAGGGACAGATCAATTTTGAAAGCAGTCATGGAAAGATATGCGATTGAAGAGAGGTTTCAGTATAGAACTGCTAGGTCAAATTCAATCAG GAAGAAAGCGTTGAAATCTTTGAGGGGTACACCAGCTGGATCATATGCAAAGTTACCTGCGTATTTGTCTATGATGGATATCACTTACCCGGGGTCTCGTATACGTATGAAAAAGAGTATAAATAATGAGTTCTTgtatctatttgttcaattgaaTACATTTATACAAGGATTCATGCATTGTAGAGCACTAGTAGTGGGAGATGGTAGTCATCTGAGAGGTCCATATAATAGGACATTTGTCGCAGCAAGCACGACATATGGcgcaa GACATATATTTCCACTTGCGTATGGTATTGTTGATTCAAAGAACGATGCTGCCTGGACTTGGTTTTTTGAGCAACTTAAAGAAGCATACGGTGAGAGGAGTAACATGTGTATTGTATCTGATATAAATGAGAGCATTATAAAGGCTGTTACAAATGTATAA